A single genomic interval of Bacillus smithii harbors:
- a CDS encoding TIGR03943 family putative permease subunit, protein MLRIIILFGFTYFFMMLHAKGDISKYINMKYSYLSFSMIFLMGFLTLYQLIQWARGDKRKDHNHDHDHGHDHSHDEDTILKKVFTYTMMLIPIITGIFLPAATLDSTIVKAKGFHFSFIDNDTDQYANHQILRPDASPYYDKIAYNQMDKNDLKKYGSENRIVLDDKHYFRALESIYNHPGNFIDKKVVLKGFAYRTDDIENNQLFVLRFGIIHCIADAGVYGMLVEFPKDVKSQIHKDEWLQVEGTLETTYYQPFKENIPYLKVTKWEEIPKPKDPYVYRQY, encoded by the coding sequence GTGCTCAGGATTATTATTTTATTCGGCTTCACGTATTTTTTTATGATGCTGCACGCCAAAGGAGATATCAGCAAATATATTAATATGAAATATTCGTATCTTTCCTTCAGCATGATCTTTTTGATGGGCTTTTTAACGTTGTATCAATTGATTCAATGGGCAAGAGGCGATAAACGTAAAGATCACAATCACGATCACGACCATGGCCACGATCATTCCCATGACGAAGATACGATTTTGAAAAAAGTATTCACTTATACTATGATGCTGATTCCCATCATAACGGGCATTTTTTTGCCGGCAGCAACATTGGACTCCACAATCGTAAAAGCGAAAGGTTTTCACTTTTCTTTTATCGACAACGATACCGATCAATATGCCAACCATCAAATTTTGCGTCCAGATGCCAGCCCTTATTACGACAAAATTGCCTATAATCAAATGGACAAAAATGATTTGAAAAAATATGGGTCCGAAAACCGGATCGTTCTGGACGATAAACATTATTTTCGAGCGTTGGAATCCATTTATAACCATCCGGGCAATTTTATTGACAAAAAAGTTGTTTTAAAAGGATTCGCATATCGAACAGATGACATTGAAAACAATCAATTATTTGTTCTCCGCTTCGGGATTATCCATTGCATAGCCGATGCCGGAGTATATGGAATGCTTGTCGAGTTTCCAAAAGACGTGAAGTCCCAAATACACAAAGATGAATGGCTGCAAGTAGAAGGAACGCTGGAAACCACTTATTATCAGCCATTTAAAGAAAATATTCCTTATTTAAAAGTAACCAAATGGGAAGAAATACCAAAACCGAAAGATCCTTATGTATATCGGCAATATTAA